From a single Campylobacter concisus genomic region:
- the pssA gene encoding CDP-diacylglycerol--serine O-phosphatidyltransferase: MNNIQKMQLMYILPNLFTAASAFLGVISIISSIQGNYFKAIIYIILSLILDGLDGRVARLTKTTSKFGVEFDSLADLVAFGVAPAILFYLTIGKNFGRFGALIAAMFVVFGAIRLARFNVTTGTYEPNVFIGLPIPSAAIVSVLWVGIYIDYTFLEGFEWCLMLLEAILAALMVSNIRYPSFKKINLKQTHVIRILVALVVAFSMLYLYPFESATLVMSVYMLYGIVRATIMFSKNSKKKESE; the protein is encoded by the coding sequence ATGAATAACATACAAAAGATGCAACTAATGTATATCTTGCCAAATTTATTTACAGCAGCTAGCGCTTTTTTGGGTGTTATTAGCATTATTTCATCTATTCAAGGCAACTATTTTAAAGCCATTATTTATATAATCTTATCGCTTATTTTAGATGGACTTGATGGGCGTGTGGCTAGACTTACAAAGACAACTAGTAAATTTGGGGTAGAGTTTGATAGCCTTGCAGATCTTGTTGCTTTTGGTGTAGCGCCAGCGATTTTATTTTATTTGACTATTGGTAAAAATTTTGGCAGATTTGGGGCACTTATAGCTGCTATGTTTGTGGTTTTTGGAGCTATTAGGCTTGCTCGTTTTAATGTCACTACTGGCACATATGAGCCAAATGTTTTTATCGGACTTCCTATACCATCAGCAGCTATTGTGAGCGTACTTTGGGTTGGTATTTATATCGACTATACTTTTTTAGAAGGATTTGAGTGGTGCTTGATGCTACTTGAAGCTATTTTGGCAGCTTTAATGGTTAGCAACATTCGCTATCCGAGCTTTAAAAAAATAAATTTAAAACAAACCCATGTGATAAGAATTTTAGTAGCTCTTGTAGTTGCATTTTCGATGCTTTATCTATATCCATTTGAAAGTGCGACTTTGGTTATGAGCGTCTATATGCTTTATGGCATAGTAAGGGCCACTATAATGTTTAGTAAAAATTCCAAAAAAAAGGAGAGCGAATGA
- a CDS encoding phosphatidylserine decarboxylase: protein MSGYIAKAGYKFILFFLILFVLSLLFGILPLFFAILLFLGLYFFRDPEREPFSDDKLALLSPIDGKIKEISASNFDNNEIAKIVIKKSFFDVGTLRAVSDVKVAEIRKRHGLFLCQAMKISEFLNERAIIRFEKENIKFVMKIIAGAFSRSLEISNVTSLKASRKFGFLGSGEVILYLPRDTKICVSVGESVKAASLLGYFEEGKRDE, encoded by the coding sequence ATGAGTGGCTATATCGCGAAAGCAGGATATAAATTTATATTATTTTTTCTAATTTTATTTGTTTTATCTTTGCTGTTTGGGATCTTGCCACTTTTTTTTGCTATTTTACTTTTTTTGGGACTTTATTTTTTTAGAGATCCTGAGAGAGAGCCATTTTCTGATGATAAATTGGCTTTACTATCGCCGATTGATGGTAAGATAAAAGAGATCAGTGCTTCAAATTTTGATAATAATGAAATAGCTAAGATCGTCATAAAAAAATCTTTTTTTGATGTTGGTACATTAAGGGCTGTAAGTGATGTAAAAGTAGCTGAAATACGCAAAAGACATGGCTTATTCTTATGCCAAGCTATGAAAATTTCAGAATTTTTAAATGAAAGAGCTATTATTCGCTTTGAAAAAGAAAATATAAAATTTGTTATGAAAATTATAGCTGGAGCTTTCAGTCGAAGTTTAGAAATTTCAAATGTTACTAGCCTGAAAGCATCTAGAAAATTTGGTTTTTTAGGAAGTGGTGAGGTGATTTTATACCTACCAAGAGATACTAAAATATGTGTAAGCGTCGGAGAAAGCGTAAAGGCTGCTTCACTTTTGGGATATTTTGAAGAGGGAAAAAGAGATGAATAA